A stretch of Oryza brachyantha chromosome 4, ObraRS2, whole genome shotgun sequence DNA encodes these proteins:
- the LOC102715109 gene encoding cytochrome P450 87A3-like produces MDKSEMLLGSYSYAALCGVTLIIGWLAHWAYKWMNPSCNGRLPPGSMGFPIVGETFDFFRASPSIDMPGYYKKRMKRYETLFKTSLVGRPVVVSLDPEVNRFIFQQEGKLFQSWYPDTTMNIFGKKSITTYDRTVHKFIRSLTAKLLGPENLKESLLPELELSMRESFVSWIGKPSIEVKDGVSNMVFDLLSKKLISLDTTNSRELRNNFQEFFMGMVSFPIYFPGTLFYRCMKGRRNVHSALTNVMKVRLSAPEKKFGDLLDLIIDELRSEKPMIDENFAIDVLVILLFTSIATLSPTLTVAIKFLTDNPKIVEELKEEHETIMKKREGVNSGFTWEEYKSLKFTIQVMNEIGRISNVAPGIFRKTLTDVQVNGYTIPSGWLVMISPAAVHLNPELFEDPLKFDPWRWKEEKRSSLLRNYIPFGGGIRQCLAADFSKLFIALFLHILVTEYRWKEIGGGKIMRVSEILSPEDYHIQLVPRA; encoded by the exons ATGGATAAGTCTGAGATGTTGCTAGGATCGTATTCATACGCAGCTCTATGCGGTGTCACACTGATCATAGGATGGTTAGCTCACTGGGCATACAAATGGATGAATCCTTCATGCAATGGGAGGCTTCCTCCTGGCTCCATGGGCTTCCCTATTGTTGGTGAGACCTTCGATTTCTTCAGAGCAAGCCCATCAATAGACATGCCAGGCTACTACAAGAAAAGAATGAAGAG gTACGAAACTCTGTTCAAGACTAGCCTGGTAGGCCGACCCGTGGTCGTTTCCCTTGATCCCGAGGTGAACCGGTTCATATTTCAACAAGAGGGCAAGTTGTTCCAGAGTTGGTATCCAGATACTACAATGAACATCTTTGGCAAGAAGAGCATCACCACATATGATAGAACCGTTCACAAGTTTATTCGAAGCCTCACGGCCAAGCTCTTAGGCCCTGAAAACCTGAAGGAATCACTCCTTCCAGAGCTAGAACTGTCCATGAGGGAGAGCTTTGTGTCATGGATTGGAAAACCTAGCATCGAGGTGAAGGATGGCGTTTCTAAC ATGGTCTTTGACCTACTTTCCAAGAAGTTGATCAGCCTTGACACCACCAATTCAAGAGAACTGAGAAACAACTTTCAGGAATTCTTCATGGGGATGGTTTCCTTCCCAATATATTTTCCTGGGACATTGTTCTACCGATGCATGAAG GGCAGGAGAAATGTACACAGTGCACTAACCAATGTAATGAAAGTGAGGCTAAGTGcacctgaaaaaaaatttggcgaCCTCCTTGACCTGATTATTGACGAGCTGCGAAGTGAAAAGCCGATGATTGATGAAAACTTTGCTATAGATGTACTTGTTATACTCTTGTTTACGAGCATTGCAACACTATCGCCAACCTTGACGGTAGCCATTAAGTTCCTCACCGACAATCCTAAGATTGTTGAAGAGCTCAAG GAGGAGCATGAAACGATAATGAAGAAACGAGAGGGTGTGAACTCCGGGTTCACATGGGAGGAGTACAAGTCCTTGAAATTCACTATTCAG GTTATGAATGAAATTGGTCGAATCAGTAACGTTGCACCAGGAATTTTTAGGAAGACATTAACAGATGTGCAAGTGAATG GATATACAATTCCGTCTGGGTGGTTAGTCATGATTAGCCCCGCGGCAGTTCATCTAAACCCAGAACTATTCGAGGATCCGCTCAAATTTGATCCGTGGAGGTGGAAG gaggagaagagaagcTCTCTGCTGAGGAACTACATACCATTCGGAGGGGGCATCCGGCAATGTCTCGCGGCGGACTTCAGCAAGCTTTTTATTGCACTCTTCCTCCACATCTTGGTGACCGAGTATag ATGGAAGGAGATTGGAGGAGGGAAAATAATGCGTGTCTCAGAGATTTTATCCCCTGAAGACTACCACATTCAACTAGTTCCTCGGGCTTAA